The following coding sequences lie in one Benincasa hispida cultivar B227 chromosome 6, ASM972705v1, whole genome shotgun sequence genomic window:
- the LOC120079320 gene encoding protein trichome birefringence-like 19 encodes MKLHSNELPTGKNYTLYKTLAIVFSLVILTVIPLLYNLVNYYSVFILNNSPKSPSTSYSSREENDGFVEKLSNYREEEEAECDIFTGEWIPNPNAPYYTSSSCWAIHEHQNCMKYGRPDGGFMQWRWKPDGCELPIFNPSQFLELMRDKSLAFVGDSVGRNQMQSLICLLSRVEYPIDESYTADENFKRWKYKTYNFTMANFWTPHLIKAAMGDSNGPTKTGLFNLYLDEHDQEWTTQIDEFDYIIISGGHWFFRPMVFYENHRIVGCHYCLLPNVTDLGMYYGYRKAFRTAFKAINSLKNFKGTTILRTFAPSHFENGLWNEGGNCLRTKPFRSNETQLEGHNLELYMIQMEEFRVAEREGRRRGKKFRVLDTTQAMLLRPDGHPSRYGHLANENVTLYNDCVHWCLPGPIDAWSDFLLQMLKMEGIRSARDWLQFG; translated from the exons ATGAAACTCCATAGCAATGAGCTTCCCACAGGGAAAAACTACACCCTTTACAAAACATTAGCCATAGTTTTCAGTTTAGTGATTTTGACAGTGATTCCTCTGTTATACAATCTTGTGAACTATTACTCTGTTTTCATCCTCAACAATTCACCAAAATCTCCATCAACttcatactcaagtagagaagagAATGATGGGTTTGTTGAGAAATTGTCAAATtacagagaagaagaagaagcagaatGTGATATTTTCACAGGAGAATGGATACCAAATCCAAATGCTCCATATTATACAAGTTCATCTTGTTGGGCAATTCATGAACATCAAAACTGTATGAAATATGGAAGACCTGATGGAGGATTTATGCAATGGAGATGGAAACCAGATGGTTGTGAACTTCCCATTTTCAATCCTTCTCAATTTCTTGAGCTTATGAGAGATAAATCTTTGGCTTTTGTTGGTGACTCTGTTGGAAGAAACCAAATGCAATCTTTGATATGCCTTCTTTCAAGG GTGGAATATCCAATAGATGAGTCGTACACGGCGGACGAGAATTTCAAGAGATGGAAATACAAAACCTACAACTTCACAATGGCCAATTTCTGGACGCCACATCTAATCAAAGCCGCCATGGGAGATTCCAACGGTCCAACCAAAACCGGTCTCTTCAACCTCTACTTAGATGAGCACGACCAAGAATGGACCACTCAAATCGACGAATTCGACTACATAATCATCTCCGGCGGCCACTGGTTCTTCCGGCCAATGGTTTTCTACGAAAACCACCGCATTGTCGGCTGCCATTACTGCCTCCTCCCAAACGTCACCGATCTCGGAATGTACTACGGCTATCGAAAAGCTTTCCGAACAGCATTCAAAGCCATAAACAGCTTAAAGAATTTCAAAGGAACAACAATTCTAAGGACATTCGCGCCGTCACATTTCGAGAACGGGCTATGGAATGAAGGAGGGAATTGCTTGAGAACGAAGCCGTTTCGAAGCAACGAAACCCAGTTGGAAGGGCATAATTTGGAGCTGTATATGATACAGATGGAGGAATTTAGGGTAGcggaaagagaaggaagaagaagagggaagAAATTTAGGGTTCTCGATACGACGCAAGCGATGTTGTTGAGGCCAGACGGGCATCCAAGTAGGTACGGGCATTTGGCAAATGAGAATGTGACATTGTATAATGATTGTGTTCATTGGTGTTTGCCTGGGCCTATTGATGCTTGGAGTGATTTCTTGCTTCAGATGTTGAAGATGGAAGGGATTAGATCAGCAAGGGATTGGTTACAGTTCGGTTAG
- the LOC120079319 gene encoding endo-1,3(4)-beta-glucanase 2-like: protein MFKKIERGLRWVIKGKRRFPPPHLPPPPPLPPPPPPPPPPQPPESQPPEPSQKPSEPTPFLFPSTQSTVLPDPSLFFSPELLSAPLPTNSFFQNFTLNNGDQPEYIHPYLIKSSLSSISVSYPSISSNSASECQIFTPDLTISPSEKMNPLPQKSHVISSFNDLNVTLDIPSSNLRFYLVRGSPFLTFTVSKGIAFSISTIHEVLSFSFNNALTKYTIKLKNNQTWLIYSSFPINLTHNLSIITSGGFAGIIRIAALSNSDPECELILDRFSSCYPVSGEAQFTKPFCLEYKWETKGWGDLLMLAHPLHLRLLAGSDNDVVILDKFKYKSIDGELVGVVGSSWALKPESISVSWHSIRGVEEESFAEIISALGKDVGALNSTSKILTTKSPYSYGKLIARAARLAVIAEEVRFLEVVPEIRKFLVGAIEPWLNGTFEGNGFVHDEKWGGIVSKEGSFDSGADFGFGMYNNHHHHLGYFLYAIAVLVKIDPAWGRKYSPQVYSLMADIMNLSRQANSKFPKLRCFDAYKLHSWGTGLAEFTDGRSQESISEAVNAYYSAALVGLAYGDAHLVSIGSMLAALEIKAGQMWWQVREGETTLYHEEFVKENRVVGVLWSNKRDCGLWFAPSEWKECRLGIQVLPILPITELLLSDAGFVRELVNWALPSLGREGVGEGWKGFVYALESIYDKDGSLQKIRNLKDFDDGNSLTNLLWWVHSRGKEGEKNISNSKVQLV from the coding sequence ATGTTCAAGAAGATTGAAAGAGGACTCAGGTGGGTAATCAAAGGGAAACGTCGCTTCCCTCCACCGCATCTTCCACCACCTCCTCCTCTTCCTCCACCTCCGCCTCCACCACCTCCACCACAGCCCCCTGAGTCGCAGCCACCAGAACCTTCTCAAAAACCATCAGAGCCCACTCCGTTCCTATTTCCTTCAACTCAATCCACAGTTCTCCCGGATCCTTCGCTCTTCTTTTCCCCGGAACTCCTCTCAGCCCCTCTCCCTACAAACAGTTTCTTCCAGAACTTCACTCTCAATAATGGGGACCAACCTGAGTACATCCATCCCTATTTGATCAAATCCTCCCTTTCCTCCATCTCTGTTTCCTACCCATCAATCTCCTCCAACTCTGCTTCAGAATGCCAAATTTTCACCCCTGACCTCACCATCTCTCCCTCTGAAAAAATGAACCCACTTCCCCAGAAATCTCATGTCATCTCCTCATTCAATGATTTGAATGTCACTTTGGATATTCCTTCCTCCAACCTCCGTTTCTATCTCGTCAGGGGAAGCCCGTTTCTGACTTTTACAGTTTCCAAAGGCATTGCCTTTTCAATCTCCACCATTCACGAAGTTCTCTCCTTTTCCTTTAATAATGCACTCACCAAATacacaataaaattaaaaaacaatcaaaCATGGCTTATTTACTCCTCATTTCCCATCAATTTGACACATAATCTTTCTATAATTACTTCTGGGGGATTTGCAGGAATCATTAGGATTGCAGCATTGTCGAATTCAGACCCAGAATGTGAACTGATACTTGACAGATTTAGTTCATGTTACCCAGTCTCAGGTGAGGCACAGTTTACAAAGCCATTTTGTTTGGAATACAAATGGGAGACAAAAGGGTGGGGGGATTTGCTCATGCTTGCACACCCTCTGCATCTTCGTCTCCTAGCAGGCAGTGATAATGATGTAGTTATTTTAGATAAGTTCAAGTATAAAAGTATAGATGGTGAGCTTGTGGGTGTGGTGGGAAGTTCATGGGCTTTGAAACCAGAATCTATTTCAGTAAGCTGGCATTCAATTAGGGGTGTAGAGGAAGAATCCTTTGCTGAAATCATTTCTGCACTTGGTAAAGATGTCGGGGCTCTAAATTCAACATCTAAGATATTGACAACAAAATCTCCTTATTCTTATGGAAAATTGATAGCAAGAGCAGCAAGGTTGGCAGTGATTGCTGAGGAAGTGAGATTTCTTGAAGTGGTTCCAGAAATAAGAAAGTTCCTAGTGGGCGCAATTGAGCCTTGGTTAAATGGGACATTTGAGGGGAATGGTTTTGTACATGATGAAAAGTGGGGTGGAATTGTCAGCAAAGAAGGGTCCTTTGATTCTGGTGCAGACTTTGGATTTGGAATGTATAATAATCACCATCATCATCTGGGCTACTTTCTTTATGCCATTGCTGTGCTTGTGAAAATTGACCCCGCTTGGGGGAGAAAGTACAGTCCTCAAGTTTATTCTCTTATGGCAGACATCATGAACTTGAGCAGGCAAGCCAATTCAAAGTTTCCAAAGTTGAGATGTTTTGATGCGTATAAATTGCATTCTTGGGGTACAGGATTGGCCGAATTCACTGATGGCCGGAGTCAAGAGAGCATCAGTGAAGCAGTAAATGCTTACTATTCTGCAGCTTTGGTGGGGTTAGCCTATGGAGATGCCCATCTTGTATCCATTGGCTCTATGCTAGCAGCATTGGAGATTAAAGCAGGTCAGATGTGGTGGCAAGTAAGAGAAGGAGAAACAACTTTGTACCATGAAGAATTTGTTAAGGAAAACAGGGTGGTGGGAGTACTGTGGTCTAACAAAAGGGATTGTGGATTATGGTTTGCTCCTAGTGAATGGAAAGAGTGTAGGCTTGGTATTCAGGTGTTACCCATATTGCCAATCACTGAGCTGTTGCTCTCAGATGCTGGGTTCGTAAGGGAGCTTGTGAACTGGGCATTACCTTCTCTGGGAAGAGAAGGTGTTGGGGAAGGATGGAAAGGTTTTGTTTATGCTCTGGAAAGCATTTATGACAAAGATGGTTCTTTGCAGAAGATTAGGAACTTGAAAGACTTTGATGATGGAAACTCACTTACCAATCTGTTATGGTGGGTTCACAGTAGAGgcaaagaaggagaaaaaaatatCAGTAACAGCAAAGTACAACTAGTTTAG
- the LOC120079321 gene encoding protein trichome birefringence-like 19, protein MNENTWYLDFRAVLNMKLHAFEAPIVNKSVLWNPHKGILLALTLILLTIIPLSTNKNLPSSVPNLWKNITSLKTVESEKKCDVFTGTWVSKSEPPYYTNDTCDMMFEYQNCLKYGRPDREFLKWRWKPDECELPLFDSAQFLEIVKGKSLAFVGDSVARNHMQSLLCLLSNVSHPEDVSLKYNLTYDFKRWFFPDYNFTVARFWSPYLVKNRDADQNGFSSNSLMNLYLDEADETWISAVESFDYVIFSAGQWFFRPQVYYENGQMIGCFNCQQSNVTQLLNFYGYGKVFQTAFRTLMGLKGYKGVTFMRTFSPSHFENGDWNKGGNCARTRPFTKEEMNWKSFIFELHKAQVEEFRAAEKEGLRRGLQFRLLDTTEAMLMRPDGHPNHYSPPRNGNVADCVHWCLPGPIDTWNEFLLYILKTGREDTH, encoded by the exons aTGAATGAAAACACTTGGTATCTAGATTTCAGAGCTGTTCTCAACATGAAACTTCATGCTTTTGAGGCTCCAATTGTTAACAAATCAGTTTTGTGGAATCCCCACAAAGGGATTCTTCTAGCTCTGACACTGATTCTTCTAACCATCATTCCTCTGTCTACAAACAAGAATTTGCCTTCATCAGTGCCAAATCTATGGAAAAACATCACCAGCTTGAAGACAGTGGAGTCAGAGAAGAAATGTGACGTGTTTACTGGCACTTGGGTATCGAAATCCGAGCCACCTTATTACACGAATGACACTTGTGACATGATGTTTGAGTATCAAAACTGCTTGAAGTATGGAAGACCAGACAGAGAATTCTTGAAGTGGAGATGGAAGCCAGATGAATGTGAGCTTCCTCTCTTTGATTCTGCTCAGTTCTTAGAAATTGTTAAAGGGAAGTCCCTTGCTTTTGTTGGAGACTCTGTAGCTAGAAATCATATGCAGTCATTGTTGTGTCTCCTCTCCAAT GTATCTCATCCAGAAGATGTTTCTCTTAAATATAACCTAACCTACGATTTCAAAAGGTGGTTCTTTCCTGATTACAATTTCACGGTGGCTAGATTCTGGTCCCCATATTTGGTTAAAAACAGGGACGCAGACCAGAATGGTTTCTCCTCCAACAGCCTCATGAATCTATACTTGGATGAGGCAGACGAAACCTGGATTTCCGCCGTCGAATCTTTCGACTATGTCATCTTCTCAGCAGGACAGTGGTTCTTTCGCCCCCAAGTATACTACGAAAATGGTCAAATGATAGGATGTTTCAATTGCCAGCAAAGTAATGTTACACAGCTTTTGAACTTCTATGGCTATGGGAAAGTCTTTCAAACTGCCTTTAGGACGCTTATGGGCCTCAAAGGCTACAAAGGGGTGACATTTATGAGGACGTTTTCTCCATCTCACTTCGAGAATGGAGATTGGAACAAAGGAGGGAACTGTGCAAGGACAAGGCCATTTACAAAGGAAGAGATGAACTGGAAAAGTTTTATCTTCGAGTTGCATAAGGCTCAGGTGGAGGAATTCAGAGCAGCAGAGAAGGAGGGGTTGAGGAGAGGCCTGCAGTTCAGGCTGTTGGATACAACTGAGGCCATGCTAATGAGACCAGATGGGCATCCAAACCATTATTCTCCTCCTAGGAATGGGAATGTTGCTGACTGTGTGCACTGGTGTCTGCCAGGCCCCATTGACACATGGAATGAGTTTTTACTCTATATACTGAAGACAGGAAGGGAAGATACACATTGA
- the LOC120080313 gene encoding protein FLX-like 2 codes for MGSKGRIPPPHGRRTLPGSGILHPEAFGHGLRPPPGAFPPFDMLPPPDVMEQKLAGQHVEIQKLATENQRLAATHGTLRQELAAAQHELQILHAQIGAVKSEREKQARNLSDKIAKMEAELQAAEPIKLELQQAKSDAQNLIVARQELITRVQHLTQDLQRAHGDAQQVPVLMSELESLRQEYQHCRATYDYEKKLYNDHLESLQVMEKNYITMARELEKLRAELTNTASLERRHGGPYGTTQNNEIEASGNSAGQNTYEDGYGVAQGRGPLPAASSVGATAYAGPQTGSTTTRPNFDATRGPQRGPGYDGARGSIYDSQRPGYDGQRGPGYNVPGLPTYDAPRGAGYDAQSRGVAGHAAPGNTAPYRSSTPPGRGGGFEAPSRGGGNPGRR; via the exons ATGGGCAGTAAAGGTCGTATTCCACCTCCACATGGAAGGCGTACTCTTCCAGGTTCTGGTATATTGCATCCAGAAGCATTTGGTCATGGGCTACGTCCTCCACCAGGTGCCTTTCCTCCCTTTGACATGTTACCTCCTCCAGATGTGATGGAACAGAAGCTAGCTGGGCAACATGTTGAGATACAGAAACTTGCCACCGAGAATCAGAGGCTTGCTGCTACACATGGAACCCTAAGGCAAGAGCTTGCTGCTGCTCAGCATGAGCTGCAAATTCTACATGCTCAAATAGGAGCTGTGAAATCTGAAAGAGAGAAACAAGCAAGGAATCTTTCTGATAAGATTGCAAAGATGGAAGCAGAATTACAAGCAGCTGAACCAATTAAGTTAGAGTTGCAGCAAGCAAAATCGGATGCTCAAAACTTGATTGTAGCAAGGCAGGAACTTATTACTAGAGTGCAACATTTGACCCAAGACCTCCAGAGGGCTCATGGAGATGCGCAGCAGGTTCCTGTTTTGATGTCAGAACTTGAGAGTTTGAGGCAGGAATATCAGCATTGTAG GGCGACCTATGACTATGAGAAAAAATTATACAATGATCATCTTGAGTCACTTCAGGTGATGGAAAAGAATTATATCACTATGGCTAGGGAACTGGAGAAGCTTAGGGCAGAGTTGACAAATACTGCTAGTTTAGAACGAAGACATG GTGGGCCTTATGGTACTACCCAAAACAATGAGATAGAGGCTTCAGGGAATTCAGCTGGACAAAATACTTACGAAGACGGCTATGGTGTTGCCCAG GGACGTGGCCCGCTGCCTGCTGCATCCAGCGTTGGTGCGACTGCATACGCGGGACCTCAAACTGGTTCTACTACAACTCGACCCAACTTCGATGCCACAAGGGGTCCCCAACGAGGACCTGGTTATGATGGAGCTAGAGGATCCATCTATgattcacaaagacctggttaTGATGGACAAAGAGGACCAGGTTACAATGTGCCCGGGTTACCTACTTATGATGCACCTAGAGGAGCTGGCTACGATGCTCAATCAAGAGGTGTTGCCGGACATGCTGCACCTGGAAACACCGCTCCTTATCGATCTTCGACACCGCCTGGTCGTGGTGGTGGGTTCGAAGCACCATCTCGAGGTGGAGGAAACCCTGGTAGGAGATGA